CAGACTTATCGAATCTGCGTGCCTTCAGGCATCCATTTTGTTGTGACACAAGTATTCTGTTCAACCTTTTCCCCCATTTCCACCATGAACTACCGCCCGCAGATTTTTGCTTTTGTATTTGGCGCTTTCGCCGCATTGGCTGCTCCGGCTGCCCACGCCCAGGTTGGCGTTAATGTGCAGATTGGCCACCCCGCCTGGGGGCCCGCCGTGCCCGCTGGTGCGCAGTACTACTACGTACCCGAGATAGATGGCTACTACGACCTGGCTGCCCGCAACTACATTGTGCAGCGCAATGGCCGCTGGGTGCCGATGGCTGTAGTGCCGGGCTATAACACGGCCAACTTTCACCCGGTGGTAGTAGACTATCGCGGCCGGCAGCCCTGGGTGCAGTATCGCGACCACCATGCCCGTTATTACCGCCCGGCAGACATGCGCCACGACCACGACAGAGGTCGTCGCTAAGCACTATGCCTGCAAGGTTGAAAAGCCCCGCTACCCGGCGGGGCTTTTTTTATGCACTATGGCGGGCTTAGTCGGTACATTTGGCCAGTCAGTACGCAAACATGTTCCGTATAACGGCAAACTCAAATTCCGGCACTCTACTTGCCTAGTGGGTAGCAGGCAACCCAACCCACTTTTTCTTTCTGTCATGAAACTCCACCTCCGCTTTCTTGCTTTCGCGCTGGGCACTGGCCTGGCTTTCGCTGCTCCTATCGCCGCCCAGGCGCAAGTAAGTTTGGGCGTAAACATTGGCTTACCTGCCTGGGGACCGCCCGTGCCGCAGGGCACGCAGTATTACTACATCCCGGAGATTGACGGCTATTACGACATCTACAACGGGGTATATATTGTATTTCAGGACGGGCAATGGATTCAGACGCCCTACCTCGATGGCTACGACCCCTACTATTTCCACCCAGTACCGATAAGCTACGCCGGCCCGCAGCCCTGGCTCTACATCAATACCTACCGCAGCCGTTATCCGCAGTATGTTACCGTGTTTCGGCGCGGCGGCTACGGCGGCGGTGGCCAGTACTACGGCCACGACTACGGCGCAGGCCGCGTGTATGGCTACGACCGCAACCGGGGCCGCGACTTTGACCGGGGCCGCGACTACCGCGTCGAGCAGCCCCACCTAGAAGGCCGCCGCGATGACCGGGGTGGCTTTGGGGGCGGCCAGCCCCAGGTGCAGCGCGGGGGTTTCGGCGGTGGCCAGCCCCAGGTGCAGCGCGGCGGCTTTGGCGGGGGCAGCCTCAGATGCAGCCCGGTAATCGGGGTGGCTTCGGGGGTGGCAACCCCGGCCAGGGTGGCCAAAGAGGCCCCGGCGGCGACCACGGTGGCAACCGGGGCGGTGACCACGGGCACCGGTAAGCAACTGCTTTTCTCTTTGTAGTTTTGAAGCTGCCCCCGGCCGGGGCAGCTTCTTTTTTAGGTATGGTCTTCAGTAGTACGCTCTTTCTCTTCTACTTTTTACCCGCGTTTCTGGGATTTTACTGGCTGGTTCCGGTCCGTTTCAAGAATACGGTGGCGCTGCTGGCCAGCCTCTTATTTTACGCCTGGGGTGGCCTGAGCTTCCTGGCTTTATTCCTAGCTTCGGTAGTTGTCAACTTCTTCCTCATTCGGGGCATGGCTGCTTCGGCCGAGCGTTGGAAGCAACAAATATTTCTGATAATCAGCATTCTGCTTAATGTCAGCATGCTGTTCTATTTTAAGTACGCCAATTTTTTTCTCGACAATGCCAGCGCGGTGCGCAGCTACTTCGGGGGCCCGCCCCTCACCTGGGAAAAGGTCGTATTACCGATTGGTATCTCGTTTTTCACTTTTGAAAAGCTGACCTACACCATTGACGTGTACCGGGGCGTGAATAAGCCGTTGCGCTCATTCTGGGATTTCATGCTGTATATCATGCTTTTCCCTAAGATGATAGCCGGTCCCATCGTACGCTTTCACGAGATAGCCGGGCAGCTCACCGACCGCCGGGCCTTTGATACCGTGGACGAGAAACTGGCCGGGATGTTCCGGTTTATTATCGGCTTATCAAAAAAGGTGCTGATTGCCAACGTGCTGGGCGAGCAGGCCGACCGCATTTTTGCCCTCGACCCCACTACTCTGCCGGTAGCGCAGGCCTGGCTGGGGGCGCTAGCCTACACCTTTCAGATTTATTTCGACTTTTCGGGCTATTCCGATATGGCCGTAGGCCTGGGCCGCCTGATGGGCTTCCAGTTTCCCGAAAACTTCAACTCGCCCTACGTTTCGCGCTCCATCACCGAGTTCTGGCAGCGCTGGCACATTACGCTGGGACGCTGGATGCGCGACTACCTTTATATTCCGCTGGGCGGCAATCGGGTTAATACCAGCCGCCTCTATATCAACCTCTGGACGGTGTTCATCTTGTCGGGCTTCTGGCACGGCGCTGCCTGGACGTTTATTGTCTGGGGCGCCTACCACGGCTTCTGGCTTATACTGGACCGCCTGTTTTTGCTGCGCCTGTACCGGCGCGCCGGGGCGCTGAATATTGTGCCCACGTTTCTTATTACCGTTGTGGGCTGGGTACTTTTTCGGGCCGAAACCCTAACGCAGGCAGTGGCCTACATTGGGCGGATGCTGGGACAGTTTCACCCCCGGCGGGTAGTAAGCTGGGAAGGGGTGGCCGCCCCGCCGCCGACTGTACCCGTCATGGACTGGCACCAGTTCGGCAGCCAGTTCTGGCTGCTGCTGGCCCTGGGGGCCTTTTTTGCCTTTATGAATGCGCTACCTGCCTTAGAGCGGCGCAATCTGAATCTCTACGCGGCGCATACGCACTCCTTGCGCCAATCGTTGGTACTGACGCTGGGTACCGCGCTGCTGTTTCTGCTCAGCGCGAGCTCCATCGTTGGCAGCTCCTTCAATCCGTTCATTTATTTCCGCTTCTAGCCGGCAGCTCCTATGCCAACACCCGCAAGGACTACTGCTTTAGGTAAGCGGCTGCTACTTAGCCTACTGCTGCTGCTACTGGTGCTGCCACCGTTGCAGGCCCTGTGGCCGCTGGTGCCCGTGCGCCCGCTGGGGGGCTTTACCGACGAAGTTTCTTCGCCTCGCCTTCGCTTCTCTACGCTCTGGGATAACTCCTTCCAGCTCAGTGTAGAGCGCTATGTTAACGACCACCTTGGATTTCGGCCCTGGCTGGTACGACTCCGTAATCAACTGGCTTACTCCGGCTGGCACCAGGTGCTAGCCAGTGGCATTTTTGTAGGCAAAGACCAGAATCTTTACCAAAGCGGCACCGTTGATGCTTACCTGGGCCGCCATTACTTAGGCGAAAACGAGATAGCTTTTCGCGCCCGCCGCCTGCGCCGCGTGCAGGACTCGCTGCAAGCCCACGGCACCCAGCTGCTGTTTTTGCTGGCACCCGTCAAGCCGCGCATTCTGCCGCAGTATCTGCCCGATAGCTGCGGAGCTGGCCACTGGCCCGGCCCCACCAACTACGCCACCGTGTGTGAGCAGTTTGCCAAGTATGGGGTTAATACCCTTGATGCCAGCGCATTGCTGGCGCGCTGGCGCGACCAGGGAGCCCGCTACCCACTTTTTACGCGCACGGGCACGCATTGGAGCGGCTACGCGGTGGCCCAGGTTGCCGACACGCTCTTTCGCCGCATTGAGGCCCTTACTGGCCGCGACCTGCCTGATTTTACGCAGCGTGGTGAGCCCGTGGTAGTCACCCATACGGCCGACCTGCGCTATACCGATAACGACCTGGGCGAGCTTATCAATCTGCTGTATGATATTCCGCCCTACCCCACGGCTTATCCCAACGTGGTATTTGCCCCGCCGGCAGGTAAGCAACGCCTCAACGCGCTCATTATCGGCGATAGCTTTGCGCAGAGCTTTTACGGCTTCTACCCGTACTATCAAACTCTGTTTACGCCGGCCTCCCGCTACTGGAACTACAATGAGCACGTTTACTGGCCGGAGCAGACCCCCGGCGAGAGCCGCAACGTTGCCGATTTGAACCTAAGCCAGCAGCTACGCAGCCGGCAGCTGGTGCTACTGGTTGCCAATGAGGAAAACCTCCATAAGCTTGGCTATAACTTTATTGACCAAGCCTTTAATGTCTTTTGTCCGCTCACGGACCAAGACCGGGCGCAAACCGCCGAGATTGAAGCTACTATCCGGCGCAACCCTGACTGGCTGGCCCGGCTGGCACAAAAAGCCGCTGACAACAACAAGTCGCTGGATGAAATTATCCAGCAGGATGCCGCCTATATGCATGACCGCCAGCGCTAGCCCGGCCGTCAGCTCCTAGCATCCTCATAAAAAAGGCGGCTCCCGGTGCGGGAGCCGCCTTTTTTGCAAAATATATCGTTTATAAGATATTATTAAAAATCAGCGTTCTTGGGGAAGCGCGGAAACGGTATCACGTCGCGGATGTTGGTCATGCCCGTCACGAACAATACCAGGCGCTCGAAGCCCAGGCCGAAGCCCGCGTGCGGCGCGGTGCCGAAGCGGCGCGTGTCGAGGTACCACCACAGCTCGTCTTCCGGCACGTGCATCTCGGCCATGCGGGTTTGCAGCTTTTGCAAATCCTCTTCGCGCTGCGAGCCGCCGATGATTTCGCCGATGCCCGGAAACAGCACGTCCATGGCCCGCACGGTGCGGCCGTCGTCGTCGAGCTTCATGTAGAAGGCCTTGATTTCCTTCGGGTAATTCGTCAGGATAACCGGCTTGCGGAAGTGCTTTTCCACCAGGTAGCGCTCGTGCTCGCTTTGCAGGTCGGTACCCCAATCGACGGGAAACTCAAATTTCTTTTTGGCCGATTTCAGAATCTCCACGGCCTCGGTATAGGTGAGGCGCTGGAAAGCATTGTCGGTCACGAACCGGAGGCGTTCCAGCAGCTCCTTGTCGTAGGTATCGTTCAGGAATTGCAGGTCGGCAGCGCAGTGCTCCAGGGCATACTTGACCAGGCTTTGGAGAAAATCCTCGGCCAGGTCCATGTTGTCGGCGAGGTCATAAAACGCCATTTCGGGCTCTATCATCCAGAACTCGGCCAGGTGGCGGGGCGTGTTCGAGTTTTCGGCCCGGAAGGTGGGGCCGAAGGTGTACACCTGGCCCAGCGCCAGGGCCGCCAGCTCGCCTTCGAGCTGCCCGCTTACGGTGAGGTTGGTTTGCTTGCCGAAGAAATCCTGGCCGAAATCGACCGAGCCGTCTTCGGTGCGCGGCGGGTGCTCGGGGGGCAGGGTGGTTACCCGAAACATCTGGCCCGCACCCTCGGCATCGGAGCCCGTGATGATGGGCGTGTGCACGTAGTAGAACCCGTGGTCGTTGAAATACTGGTGAATCGCGAACGCCAGGGCGTGCCGGATGCGCAGTACCGCCCCAAACGTGTTGGTGCGGGGACGCAGGTGGGCAATTTCGCGCAGGTGCTCCAGCGAAGTGGCTTTCTTTTGCAGCGGGTAGGCTTCGGGGTCGGCAGTGCCGAGCACGGTTATTTCAGTAGCCTGCACCTCTACCGACTGGCCTTTGCCCTGGCTGGCCACCAGCTGGCCGCGCACGGCGATGCACGAGCCGGTAGTGATGTCCTTCAGGCTTTCCTCGGGAAACTTCTCGGCATCAGCCACTACTTGCAGCGTGGCGAGGCAGGAGCCGTCGTTGAGGGCAATAAACTGCACATATTTGTTGCCCCGGCGCGAGCGAACCCATGCTTTGACGAGAACTTCGCGGTTGAGGTCGGTACTTTGCAGCAGGTCTTGGATGCGGGTGCGGCGGAGCTGGTCGGCAGGCATAAGCGGGTTGCAAAAGACAGTGGAGCCTGCAAAGGTAAAGCCTTCGCCCAGGCAGCACCGCTAACCCCAACGGGAAATTGCCAGTAGTAACGCATGACCATTGCATGAGCTACGCCGTATTACGTTGTTTCGCCCGTTGCCACCACCAGGTTACTTTTCTCGCACTACTCTATGCAACGCCTTGATTTAAAGCAGCTTCTTTCTCAGCGCCTCTCGCCTCAGCAGATTCAGTTTATCAAGCTGCTGCAAATTCCTACTGCCGAGCTGGAAACCCGCATTAAAGAGGAAATGGAGGTAAATCCTGCTCTTGAAGAAGGTGATAGTGAGGACGCTGACGAGCGCGACGAGAACCCCGATGACGAAGCCCCCGAGGCCGACGACCCCAACGACTCGCTCGACAGCGACGACGCCACGTTGGAGGAGGATTTCAGCGCCGGCGAGCCGGCCGACGACAGCCCCGGCTTCGACGACTACGCCGACGAGCGCCCCGAGCCGGCCGCCGAAGCCGAGGCCCTGGGTATCGACAATGACAACCACGAAATCGACATCAGCGACTACGTCAACGACGATGAGATAGCGGGCTACAAGATGCAGGGCGATGGCCCCGGCGATGAAGAGGAGCGCGATATGCCGCTGGCCGACACCAGCGGCTCGTTGCAGGATTCGCTGCTCGACCAGCTGCACTTTGCGCAGCTCGATGAGCTGCAACAGGCTATCGGGGAGCAGCTTATCGGCTCCATTGATGGGGATGGCTACATTCGGCGCGACCTGGCGGCCATTGCCAACGATTTGGCATTCAGCCAGAATATCGAGGTGAGTGAGGCCCAGATTGAGGCCGTGCTGCACGTAGTGCAGCAGTTTGACCCGCCGGGCATTGCGGCCCGCGACCTGCCCGAGTGCCTGCTGCTGCAGCTCGAGCGCCGGCCCCAGGACGAGGCCACCCAGAATGCCGAACGCATTCTGACCGAGACCTTTGAGGAGTTTACCAAGAAGCACTACCCGCGTATTCAGCAAAAGCTGGACTTGGAAGATGACGAGCTGAAGGAAGCCGTGGCCGTTATCCTGAAGCTGAACCCCAAGCCGGGCGGCAGCGGGCCGGTGAGCGGCAGCAAGGGCAGCGCGGGCGGGGCACAGTACCTTATGCCCGACTTTATTCTCACCAACGACAACGGCGAGCTGAACCTGACCCTGAACGCCCGCAATGCCCCCGAGCTGCGCGTGAGCCGCGACTACCGCGAGATGCTGCAGACCTACGACAAGGCCGCCAAGAAAGACCAGAAGATGAAGGAGGCCGTGAGCTTTGTGAAGCAGAAGCTGGACTCGGCCAAGTGGTTTATCGACGCCATCCGGCAGCGGCAAAACACGCTGCTGCGCACCATGTCGGCCATTGTGGAGCGCCAGCGCGAGTTTTTTATTACCGGCGACGACTCCAGGCTGCGGCCCATGATTCTTAAGGACATCGCCCAGGCCATCGGCATGGACATCTCGACGGTGAGCCGGGTGGCCAACTCCAAGAGCATTCAGACTGAGCACGGCATTTACCCGCTCAAGTTCTTTTTCTCGGAAGGTATCGCCACCGACTCGGGCGAGGATGCCAGCAGCCGCGAGGTGAAAAGCATCCTGCGCGACCTCATTGGCAACGAGAAAAAAGACCACCCGCTCAGCGACGATAAGCTGGAGAAAATGCTGAATGCCAGGGGGTACAACATTGCCCGCCGCACCGTGGCTAAGTACCGCGAGCAGCTAAACATTCCGGTGGCCCGGCTGCGCAAGGAGTTGTAGCGCTGTCTTAGGCAGCACCGTCAGGGCCGGCCGGGCTTTGGCTCCTGGGTTTAGTAGGCCGTAAAGCTATCAGGCACCACCTCATAAGGCAGGCGCCTAGTAGCTTTACGGCCAAACTATCCCTTCACCTGATTAAAAGCAGAAGCTATGTTGCGTCAACGTCGGCCACGACTCTGGGTTGGAGCGCTGCTCGTAGGCTTAGCTGCTACCATCCTGCTGCTCAAGCTATTTCCGGGCATGGCGCGTCATCCCGGCGCCTACCTGAATGCAACGGGCGATGGCATCAAAAACTACTATGTAGCCGCCTATTATGCCCGCTATGATAGCGGCCAGCAATTTACGGGCATGAACTATCCGCGCGGCGAGCATATCAACTATCCCGATATGCAGCCCCTGCTGGCCGTGCCCCTGGCCTGGGCGCGCGAAGCCGGCTTGCCACTCGCCGCGCACAGCATCGGCTTCATCAACTTTGGGATGCTGCTGGCGCTGGTGCTGGCGGCCGTGGTGCTGTACCTGGTGCTCCGGCGGCTGCCGCTGCCGGCGTGGTATGCGGGGCTGGGGGCATTGCTCATCACCTTCATGGCCCCGCAGATAGCCCGGTTTCAGGCGCACATGTCGCTGAGCTACGCGTGCATTGTGCCGGTGCAATGGTACTGTATCCTGCGTATTCTGGCCGCTCCGCGCTTGGCGCGGTGGTATATAGTGCTTGGGGTATTTAATCTACTGGTGGGGCTGCTGGCGGCGTATCACCTGGGCATTGGCAGCCTTTGGCTACTGGCTTTTGTGCCGGTGCTGGGCTGGCAGCAGGGCTGGCGGCGGAGCGCGCCGCTACTAGCGCGGCTGGCTGCTACGGCCCTGGTGCCCATGGCCGTTTTCTGGGTCTGGCTGAAGCTTACCGACCCCATCACCGACCGGCCGCCTAATCCCTGGGGCCTGCTTATTGCGCGCAGCAGCTTCACGGGCGTGTTTTCGCCCAGCGATGCGCCAATGCAGCAGGTATGGCGGTACTTTTTCCCGAGCACCGACCCGGCCTGGGAAGGCTCGACGTACGTGGGTACGGTAGGGGTACTGGTGCTGGTGTGCAGCGCCCTGCTGGCGCTGCGCTACTTGGCCCACGGCCGGTGGCGCAGCGTGTTGCGACCCCACCTGCCGGCGCCCTTACGGGCGGGCCTGTGGGCGGCTACGCTGCTGCTGCTTTTTGCCATGGCTTACCCGTTTTATATTCCCGGCCTGCGCGACTTCGTCTGGCTGCTGGGGCCGCTCAAGCAGTTTCGGGCGCTGGGCCGCTTTGCCTGGCCATTTTACTACGTATTTGCTACGTATGCAGCATATTATATCTATCGGCTGTGGCGCTATTTGCGGCAGCACCAGGCCCCGGCCTTTGCGCTGAGTTGGCTCGCGCCGCTGCTGCTGCTATGGGCGGCCGAGGGCTACTGGCATATCCAGCCGGTAGCGGCGGCTATCGAGGCCAACCCTGGCGCAGAGGCTTTTGTGGGGGAAGAAGGTAACTACCGCCAGCTGCTGAGCTGGACCAGCTACCGGCCGGAAAGCTTTCAGGCCATTTTGCCGCTTCCGTATTTTTCCATAGGCACCGATAAAATAGCCATCGACGGCACCGACGCTGCCCACTACCAGGCTTTTAAAGCGTCGCTCAATCTGCACCTGCCGCTCCTTACTACGTTTATGTCGCGCTCGTCGGTGAGCGAGACGCTACGCCTCACTCAGCTACTAAGCAGCCCGCTGATAGCCAAGGATTTGCTGGCAAAGCTGCCTTCCAATAAACCCATTCTGCTGGTGGTCACTGCCGGCCTGAACCCGGCCGAGCAGCGCCTGGTGAGCCTGGCCCACCTCATCAAGGCTACGCCCGAGGTGAGCCTGTATGAGCTGCCTCTGGCGGCCCTGGCCGCTACGTCGGTGGCCGCCGAGCGGGCCAAAGCGGCGGCGCTGCTGCCCACGCTCACGGCGCACGATGGCCTTTATACCACCACGGCCAGCGGCGTGCTGCTCCTGCCTTTCGACCAGCGCCCCGACCGTCGGGGCCGGCTGGCCCCAGGCGCTTTCTACGAGCCCCGGGAAAAGTTTTCTACGCTCTACGATGGCCCCTTGCCCATGCCCGCCGATACGGGCCGCTACGAAGCCTCGGTGTGGGTGAACGCCACCACGGCCTATGGCCTGGGCAACCTGCAAGTGAAGCTCTACCACGACACCGAAGAGCTTGAGCACCAAGTAGCCGATGCCAGAGTTACGACCGAAATCCAGGGCGATTGGGTACGCGTGGCCGTGCTGTTTCACCGCCCACCCACTGCCAACCGCCTCGAAGTGCTGTACGATGGCCACGACCTGCTGGCCGACGACCTGCTCGTGCGCCCGCTGCATACGGATGTGTACTGGCGCACCGCGCAAGGCCAGCTGGTTCTGAATGGCTATCCGCTAGGCCAGTGAGGCGCTGCGGAGCTAAGCTTCGTTGGTTTTCACAACTTCCTAAATGGGTTTATCAGGTAAAAATGCCCTACTCAACTGCTAGGTAGTGCTATTGCGCAGCCAGCTGCAGCAGCACCTCGTAGTAGGGTCGTCCCAGCACCCGCGCCCGCAGCCAGGCAAAAAAGCTGAGTACCTGC
The sequence above is drawn from the Hymenobacter baengnokdamensis genome and encodes:
- a CDS encoding alginate O-acetyltransferase AlgX-related protein, whose protein sequence is MPTPARTTALGKRLLLSLLLLLLVLPPLQALWPLVPVRPLGGFTDEVSSPRLRFSTLWDNSFQLSVERYVNDHLGFRPWLVRLRNQLAYSGWHQVLASGIFVGKDQNLYQSGTVDAYLGRHYLGENEIAFRARRLRRVQDSLQAHGTQLLFLLAPVKPRILPQYLPDSCGAGHWPGPTNYATVCEQFAKYGVNTLDASALLARWRDQGARYPLFTRTGTHWSGYAVAQVADTLFRRIEALTGRDLPDFTQRGEPVVVTHTADLRYTDNDLGELINLLYDIPPYPTAYPNVVFAPPAGKQRLNALIIGDSFAQSFYGFYPYYQTLFTPASRYWNYNEHVYWPEQTPGESRNVADLNLSQQLRSRQLVLLVANEENLHKLGYNFIDQAFNVFCPLTDQDRAQTAEIEATIRRNPDWLARLAQKAADNNKSLDEIIQQDAAYMHDRQR
- the asnS gene encoding asparagine--tRNA ligase, whose amino-acid sequence is MPADQLRRTRIQDLLQSTDLNREVLVKAWVRSRRGNKYVQFIALNDGSCLATLQVVADAEKFPEESLKDITTGSCIAVRGQLVASQGKGQSVEVQATEITVLGTADPEAYPLQKKATSLEHLREIAHLRPRTNTFGAVLRIRHALAFAIHQYFNDHGFYYVHTPIITGSDAEGAGQMFRVTTLPPEHPPRTEDGSVDFGQDFFGKQTNLTVSGQLEGELAALALGQVYTFGPTFRAENSNTPRHLAEFWMIEPEMAFYDLADNMDLAEDFLQSLVKYALEHCAADLQFLNDTYDKELLERLRFVTDNAFQRLTYTEAVEILKSAKKKFEFPVDWGTDLQSEHERYLVEKHFRKPVILTNYPKEIKAFYMKLDDDGRTVRAMDVLFPGIGEIIGGSQREEDLQKLQTRMAEMHVPEDELWWYLDTRRFGTAPHAGFGLGFERLVLFVTGMTNIRDVIPFPRFPKNADF
- the rpoN gene encoding RNA polymerase factor sigma-54, which translates into the protein MQRLDLKQLLSQRLSPQQIQFIKLLQIPTAELETRIKEEMEVNPALEEGDSEDADERDENPDDEAPEADDPNDSLDSDDATLEEDFSAGEPADDSPGFDDYADERPEPAAEAEALGIDNDNHEIDISDYVNDDEIAGYKMQGDGPGDEEERDMPLADTSGSLQDSLLDQLHFAQLDELQQAIGEQLIGSIDGDGYIRRDLAAIANDLAFSQNIEVSEAQIEAVLHVVQQFDPPGIAARDLPECLLLQLERRPQDEATQNAERILTETFEEFTKKHYPRIQQKLDLEDDELKEAVAVILKLNPKPGGSGPVSGSKGSAGGAQYLMPDFILTNDNGELNLTLNARNAPELRVSRDYREMLQTYDKAAKKDQKMKEAVSFVKQKLDSAKWFIDAIRQRQNTLLRTMSAIVERQREFFITGDDSRLRPMILKDIAQAIGMDISTVSRVANSKSIQTEHGIYPLKFFFSEGIATDSGEDASSREVKSILRDLIGNEKKDHPLSDDKLEKMLNARGYNIARRTVAKYREQLNIPVARLRKEL
- a CDS encoding MBOAT family O-acyltransferase; this encodes MVFSSTLFLFYFLPAFLGFYWLVPVRFKNTVALLASLLFYAWGGLSFLALFLASVVVNFFLIRGMAASAERWKQQIFLIISILLNVSMLFYFKYANFFLDNASAVRSYFGGPPLTWEKVVLPIGISFFTFEKLTYTIDVYRGVNKPLRSFWDFMLYIMLFPKMIAGPIVRFHEIAGQLTDRRAFDTVDEKLAGMFRFIIGLSKKVLIANVLGEQADRIFALDPTTLPVAQAWLGALAYTFQIYFDFSGYSDMAVGLGRLMGFQFPENFNSPYVSRSITEFWQRWHITLGRWMRDYLYIPLGGNRVNTSRLYINLWTVFILSGFWHGAAWTFIVWGAYHGFWLILDRLFLLRLYRRAGALNIVPTFLITVVGWVLFRAETLTQAVAYIGRMLGQFHPRRVVSWEGVAAPPPTVPVMDWHQFGSQFWLLLALGAFFAFMNALPALERRNLNLYAAHTHSLRQSLVLTLGTALLFLLSASSIVGSSFNPFIYFRF